A part of Paenibacillus sp. sptzw28 genomic DNA contains:
- a CDS encoding helix-turn-helix transcriptional regulator has protein sequence MKTNNIFEVLAEPHRRSMLDLLRVRERSVGELVNIFQLSQPGVSKHLRVLKEAGLVDVKSVSQKKIYSLRPEPLQVIDTWLESYRHFWSSKLNDLEAFLDDE, from the coding sequence ATGAAAACAAATAATATATTCGAGGTCTTGGCTGAACCGCACAGACGGTCTATGCTTGATTTACTGCGTGTTCGAGAAAGGTCCGTCGGAGAGTTGGTTAACATCTTTCAATTAAGTCAACCGGGAGTCTCCAAACATCTTCGTGTATTAAAGGAAGCTGGACTGGTGGATGTAAAATCGGTGTCTCAAAAGAAAATATATTCTTTACGTCCCGAGCCTCTGCAAGTAATCGATACATGGCTTGAATCATACCGACACTTCTGGTCGAGTAAGCTTAACGATCTTGAAGCATTTCTTGATGATGAATAA